agatcccTCTCctgtcccagagccagggacagcaAGGTAAGGAGCATTTGATCTGCCTTCTCTGCCTTTGGTTGTTTCCTCCTGGCTATGCTGTGGATTCTCACTACTGAGcccattccctgcctcctcccggcACCCAACAGGCCTGAACCAGCTGGGATCCCCGAGAGAGCATCTGCCCAAGGAGATCCCCGGGGTCACAGCTGCAGGGCTCAGAGATACATTTCTGGCAGATGCTGTGAAAGGCAACCTCAAGCACTAGGAcacctgagttctagtcccagctctgggaggggagtgaggcctagtgggttagagcaggaggcctGGGAGTCAGGGATGACACAGAGCTGGGACTGAGAGGACAGGGGGTGACTGACCAGATGCTGTATTTTCTAAAGGGGATCAAGGCTGATACTGCAAGctcccacctagggtgaccagatgtcccaattttatagggacagttctgattttagggtctttttcttatataggctcctattaccccccacccctgtcccgatttttcacatttgctgtctggtcaccctactcccaccTGCTGTCTGGATTTAGGTGGCAGAGACTgaatgggagccagcgccccctagagaggAAAGACCCCGTATCCCGTTCCCTGTAACTCCCTCTGGGGGCGTTTCCCTTCCAGCTGCCGTGATGCTGGGActcctccctgcgctcccctgcctgcttctcctctccctgctgggCCCCAGCTCTGGCTCCGATGACAACGGCACTGTGGTGCTCACCACCAGCGGCCCCATCCGGGGCAAGCGCCTCCCAGCTGGCTCCGGCACAGTGACGGCCTTCCTGGGCATCCCCTACGCTGAGCCCCCCGTGGGTGCCTTGCGCTTCCAGAAACCACTTCCCCACCAGCCTTGGAGCCAAGTCCTGGAGACCACCAGCTTCGGCAACGCCTGCCCCCAGTCTCCATTTCCTAGTTACCCTGATGCCTATGTGTGGAAATCCAAAATGCCGCAGTCCGAGGACTGCCTCTTCCTCAACATCTGGGTGCCCAATCCCCGGCCCCCTGCGCCGGCCCCCATCCTTGTCTGGATCCATGGTATGGCTTTTGCCTTTGGTGCAGCCTCCCTCGATGTCTATGACGGGCGCTTCTTAGCTGCCACCGAGAACGTGATTGTGGCCTCCATGAACTACCGGCTGGGGGCGCTGGGTTTCCTgtctctgcccccagccgccccagggAACGCCGGCCTGTGGGACCAGCGTTTGGCACTGCGCTGGCTGCGGGACAACGCGGCTGCCTTTGGTGGGGACCCAGCTCGTTTGATGCTCTTTGGCCAGTGTGCTGGCGGTTCCTCAGTTGGCTTCCACCTCCTCTCCCCGGGCAGCCGGCCCCTTTTCACCCGCGCCGTGCTGCAGAGCGGTGCCCCAACAGCACCATGGGTTTGGAGTTCCCTCGAGGAGGCCCAGAAGAGAGGCCAGAGGCTGGGCCAGCTGCTGGGTTGCACCGATAGCGATGACACGGCCCtggtgggctgcctgcaggggaaggcagcaggggagTTCCTCAAATATGAGTTCTCCATCTTGCGCGGCAAGAAGCAGCTGGGGTTTCCCTTTGTGCCAACTGCAGATGGGGATTTTCTCCCTGATACACCACCAAGACTCCTGCAGGCTAAGCAGAGCCAGCCTATGCCCATCCTGACCGGCATCAACGCCGACGAAGGCTCCTACATATTAATCTATACTGTTTCCAGCTTCAACCTGAAGAACGCCAGCTCCATCGGCTGGGAGGAGCTACTGCGGGTGGTGAGGATGATAGTGCCAGAGGCACCAGAAGAGGCCATCCGGGCCGTGGCACAGCAGTAcagccaggaggggcaggggcagggtgaaGCACAGTACCGATGGGCCATGGATCAAATCCTTGGTGACTACTTCATTGTGTGTCCAGTAGCCGAGATGGCTAGGCGAGAGGTGGAGACTGGCAGTCCCGTGTATGCCTACGACTTTGCCCACCGCAGCAGCGGCTTGTCTACGCCTGAGTGGACGGGGGTGCCCCATGGCTCTGAGCTGCCCTACCTGTTTGGGACCCTGGCGTCTGTGGGAGGAGCCAACCACACGCACACGGAGGCCGAGGCGGGGCTGAGCCGCAGGGTGATGCGGTACTGGGCGGAGTTCGCCAGAAGTGGGTAAGGGAATCCCCCAGAATCCTCTTGTGCCTAGACCTAGGCCAGGAGAGCAGCTGTAACTCTTTGGCCAGGTGAACACAACATGCAGGAAGACTCGGCTCAATGCCATGGTGAAGAAGGGGTTCCCTTTGAAAGGTTGAAGCCCCAGACCTATAGCTGAGTTTACTTcaaggaggtaaaatctgagccCCTTGGTTCCAGGGTAGGGATAATTCTCTTCTTCCCTCATCAGGATGTCAGTGATCCCATGAACACAGCCATCCTCATTCAAGGAAACCTGGCTTTTAGCTAGTAGCCAATGATCTCAAAGCTttgcctgccctttcccagcctaGCCACACAAACTCAGGGGATGTCCATGCTACAAACACTATACAGACATGGCTACGTCAGCTCATCCTATTGATACAGCCTGCAGCAGCAAAAGTTGTTGCTCCAGCAATGGAGGAACATCACCTGCCCAAAAATCAGGAGCTACATTGACAAGAAGCATCTGTCCATCAACAGAACTACAGCTACCCTAAGGGTTAGATCAGCTCAGCAATGGCAGtcaggtgtgtggtttttttcacacctctgactgaGATAACTGTGGCAACATAACTTTTAAGCATACACCGTGGGATAGATAAGAAGCCATACTCCCTTGCTCTAAAAATAAGCAAGCAAAatctcaaaacaaaaaaaatcttcagaattCCCTAGTCTAGTCCTAACCATCCAGCTTGGAACCACTGATTCTCAGATTAGGGAAGTGAAGGCAGttgggaaaatttaaaaaataatatccaATACATGGAATAAAGGGAaggttgatagtaatgaatataaatcagacattgggaattgtagaaaactgataagggaagcaaagagacTTGGAGAAATCTACGGCCAGCGGAATTGGGGACAATAAGGAGTTATTTGAATatagtagaaaaaaaaaagaatcctgacagtgGGATTGTTCCATTCATTATTAGGTGGACACTCCAGAATTATCAATAGTAATGCAGAAAAGGTAGCCATGTTCAATAAATAATTCAGATGATATATTCTCATTGCATGgggatgataacactctttctacTCCACTAGAGTCttgggaggatgttaaacagaggCTACTAAACTTAGACATTTCTAAATCAGCAGGACCAGATAACTTACACCCAagtgttttaaaagagctggctgaggagcttgctggcctGTCTAGCTGATTTTCATTCCATCTTGAAGCAGCAGGAAAGTTCCAGAAGACGGGATGATAGCAAATGTTGTACCAATTtataaaaagggtaaatgggatgaactGGGTAATTATAGGGCTGTAGTGAAATGGCAGCCAACTCAGGGCAGCTTGTGGCAACAATTTCATTGAGGGCGGTGGGAGATGGTGGCCATTTTTAGTTAGGGCAGCACGTGACATCATCCTGTTTGGAAGGACAAGTGAGAGAGGCCATCTTAAGTGAGGGCAAATGGTGGCTTCATACTGCCTTCCAGTTTAGACCCTCCTATCTGTGGTCCCATGAGCACTAACACTGCAGTGTCCTCTGTCGCCTTCATCCATATTGTTCAGACCCCCACACTGTCCCTTCCTATGTCTGTCAGCCCATATTCCCTGAGGGAAGCCTGGCTTCAGTCTCATTGGAAACAGAGGGAAACAGTGGCCATCTTTCCTAGGGGCATTCTCTCTTTAGAAAGGGGGTTGTAGGCCAACAGCAGCCATCATGACTCATGGCAGCCTGTGGCTTCAATGTCATCAAGATCAATGGGAGGTTGCAGCCATCTTTATAAAGGGCAACCTGTAACATCACCCCACATAAGGAGAACAGGTGGAAGCAGTCATCTTAACTGAAGGCAGACTCTGGCTTCACTCTCATTGGGAACAATAGGGgatggcagccattttggaaAGGGGCCAAACTTTGCAAATTGGCTCCTAATGACCCCTGCCTACAGGAGACAGACTCTGGCTGCAGCATGTTCCCGTCCCTGCCAAGCCCGGGTACTAACTCTGTGTGCTCCATTGAATTTCTCATTAGGATCCCCACAGGGgtggagagcaagagagagaagtgGCCCCTCTACAACCCCATAAAACAGAACTTCTTCCGCATCAGACTAGAGTCATCTGAGGTTGTGGAGCTGCCCCTCAGTCAACACTGCAGCATCTTGGCATCACAGCTTGCAGAGAAGCTGAATCCCAAAGGTGAGCATCAGTGAGGTGAGAGACAGCAACCCTAGAgtggaaaggccccatgtccccctccctctgagccaggcaatcccccacccctggggctggATAGGAGCTGGAGGTACCACTAGGACCCTGGAACACATTCCCATATCCATGGGATTTCCTGGCCTCCTAGAGATGCCCCATGCTCCTGCCTGGGGTAGTTCTCGCATCCCCTGGGAACTCCAGAACCCATCTGCTGTGGGAAGCCACAGGTTCTGACCCATCTTCACTTGCTTGGCCCCTCCGGGAGGACAATGACACCCATGTTTCCTGTATCAGCCCAACCCCATGTGCCCCCATTCCAGCGGAGAAGGCTTGAGCTCAGAGGGGGATTCCCAGCAGGGTGaggggggtgtgtggagggatgGATCCAGTGACagagggaaatggaggcaggtgGCCCGTAATGTCACTGAAGAGAAAAGAGgcaatgaaagaaagaaaaacagctgACTGGGGAGGGGTGCGGCCGCTGTGTAACTGTGTAGCACAGGGAGTGAAGGAGAATCCAACATCCACTGGGACTCCTGTGTGCCAGGGGCCTCTTCTGGGAGGCGGAACAGACCCTTGCACATTAGACACCGGGGTTCACAGATGCTGAGAGACACAGGAACTCCTCAGCATCCCCTACTGCTACGATGTAGCATTGGGGGAAGCACTGACTGTGCGGGGACAGCCCCCTTCTGAGCCCCCCCGCTGCTTTCTGCAGCAAAGCGCCCCCTGGTGCACAGGGATTAGCACTGACTGTAGGGGGCGAGCGACCCATACTGAGCCCGTGCAGTACCTGGTTTCACCTGCAGGTCTCCCCTCCCATTTGCAACTAGACCAGATGCTGCATAGTCTGAGCTCATCCCCGCTGCTGTTAACCCCACTCTCTGTGTGTCCAGCAGGAGCAGACGTGCCCAGCCTGGTGGGGCGTGAATGAAGAGCTGAGCAATTACAATCCCCTGAAGGGGGGGAACCCTCCCTGCAGACAAGAGCATCCAGTTCCTGTTAGCGCC
The Mauremys reevesii isolate NIE-2019 linkage group 15, ASM1616193v1, whole genome shotgun sequence DNA segment above includes these coding regions:
- the LOC120383413 gene encoding acetylcholinesterase-like; translated protein: MLGLLPALPCLLLLSLLGPSSGSDDNGTVVLTTSGPIRGKRLPAGSGTVTAFLGIPYAEPPVGALRFQKPLPHQPWSQVLETTSFGNACPQSPFPSYPDAYVWKSKMPQSEDCLFLNIWVPNPRPPAPAPILVWIHGMAFAFGAASLDVYDGRFLAATENVIVASMNYRLGALGFLSLPPAAPGNAGLWDQRLALRWLRDNAAAFGGDPARLMLFGQCAGGSSVGFHLLSPGSRPLFTRAVLQSGAPTAPWVWSSLEEAQKRGQRLGQLLGCTDSDDTALVGCLQGKAAGEFLKYEFSILRGKKQLGFPFVPTADGDFLPDTPPRLLQAKQSQPMPILTGINADEGSYILIYTVSSFNLKNASSIGWEELLRVVRMIVPEAPEEAIRAVAQQYSQEGQGQGEAQYRWAMDQILGDYFIVCPVAEMARREVETGSPVYAYDFAHRSSGLSTPEWTGVPHGSELPYLFGTLASVGGANHTHTEAEAGLSRRVMRYWAEFARSGIPTGVESKREKWPLYNPIKQNFFRIRLESSEVVELPLSQHCSILASQLAEKLNPKGADVPSLVGRE